One stretch of Ktedonobacteraceae bacterium DNA includes these proteins:
- a CDS encoding AMP-binding protein, translated as MGMTNDGLSYWQAETDGESLLEITIGDLLDLRAQEYPTKEALVYSGYPEFGGALDIRWSYVEYRERVNAVARGLMALGLNKGEHIAIWAANLPEWPLIQLAAAKIGLVLVTINPLLRGAELEYILKQGDVAALFFMAQIRDHDCLATIRSLTTPGTKNGEVTGERLPNLRYVSLLGAPPQGLLEQQEWRPTMFREMVAGSAQISAEALKERQASVTPDDPVMILYTSGTTGFPKGAVLSHLAVINIGWIGGKRLGFDQDLRGCVIVPFFHVFGCVGFVVAALSQGGTIYPLIAFDPLKALQIISSERCTYTGGVPTMFLAMLQHPDFDKYDLSSLKMILCGGAPVPVALMEAVKERMGADVAITFGQTESTGGFTLTFPEDPFELKAATVGVPQPYVDVKIIDPATGQVVPCGERGEICCRGYLVMQGYYNMPEKTAEVIDADGWLHTGDLATMDARGYVNIVGRLKEMVIRGGENIFPREIEEFLIRHPKIADVQVLGVPDKFYGEELLAVVLPREGVELTEEELREYCKGRISSQKIPRYFQFVTSYPMTGSGKVQKFVLRENAIKMLGLEEARNIRTA; from the coding sequence ATGGGCATGACCAATGATGGCCTGTCGTACTGGCAGGCTGAAACTGACGGCGAATCACTGCTTGAAATCACTATTGGCGATCTTTTAGACCTGCGCGCTCAAGAATATCCCACCAAGGAAGCGCTGGTCTATTCCGGCTATCCAGAGTTTGGCGGGGCGCTCGATATTCGCTGGAGCTATGTCGAGTATCGCGAGCGCGTCAATGCCGTGGCCCGCGGCCTGATGGCGCTTGGCTTGAACAAGGGCGAGCATATCGCCATCTGGGCTGCTAATCTGCCGGAATGGCCGCTCATCCAGCTGGCCGCCGCTAAAATCGGCCTGGTATTGGTAACAATCAATCCCCTGCTGCGCGGGGCCGAATTGGAGTATATTCTGAAGCAGGGCGACGTTGCCGCATTGTTCTTCATGGCGCAGATACGCGACCACGATTGCCTGGCGACGATACGCTCTCTGACGACTCCCGGCACGAAGAATGGCGAAGTAACGGGCGAGCGTTTACCCAACCTGCGTTACGTCAGCTTACTCGGTGCTCCACCGCAGGGATTGTTAGAGCAACAGGAATGGCGGCCCACGATGTTCCGCGAGATGGTCGCCGGTAGCGCCCAGATCAGCGCCGAGGCCCTCAAGGAGCGGCAGGCGAGCGTTACACCTGACGACCCGGTGATGATTCTCTATACATCCGGCACGACCGGCTTTCCCAAGGGGGCCGTCCTCTCACACCTCGCGGTCATCAACATTGGCTGGATCGGTGGCAAGCGTCTGGGGTTTGACCAGGACCTGCGCGGCTGCGTCATCGTTCCTTTCTTCCATGTTTTCGGCTGTGTGGGTTTCGTGGTAGCCGCGCTCAGTCAGGGTGGCACCATCTATCCGCTGATCGCTTTCGATCCCCTGAAAGCCCTGCAGATCATCAGTAGCGAACGATGCACCTATACCGGCGGCGTTCCTACGATGTTTCTTGCCATGTTGCAGCATCCCGACTTTGATAAGTACGATCTCTCGTCACTGAAAATGATACTCTGTGGAGGCGCTCCCGTACCAGTCGCCTTGATGGAGGCAGTAAAAGAGCGTATGGGGGCGGATGTAGCGATTACCTTCGGTCAGACCGAAAGCACCGGCGGCTTCACCCTGACCTTCCCGGAAGACCCATTCGAACTCAAGGCGGCGACGGTAGGCGTGCCGCAGCCGTATGTCGATGTCAAGATCATTGATCCGGCGACGGGGCAGGTCGTTCCATGCGGCGAGCGCGGCGAGATTTGCTGCCGTGGCTACCTGGTGATGCAGGGCTACTACAATATGCCGGAGAAAACTGCCGAGGTTATTGACGCTGATGGCTGGCTGCATACCGGCGACCTGGCAACAATGGATGCGCGCGGCTATGTCAACATTGTGGGCCGCCTCAAAGAAATGGTGATCCGCGGCGGCGAGAATATCTTCCCGCGCGAGATTGAAGAATTCCTCATTCGCCATCCTAAGATAGCCGATGTGCAGGTGCTGGGCGTTCCCGACAAATTCTATGGTGAAGAACTGCTGGCCGTGGTGCTTCCTCGAGAGGGTGTGGAGCTCACTGAGGAAGAATTGCGTGAGTACTGCAAGGGCCGCATCAGCAGCCAGAAGATTCCGCGCTACTTCCAGTTCGTCACGTCCTATCCCATGACGGGCAGCGGCAAAGTGCAGAAATTTGTCCTGCGCGAGAACGCTATCAAGATGTTAGGGCTTGAGGAGGCGAGGAACATCAGGACGGCGTGA